The following proteins are encoded in a genomic region of Pyrus communis chromosome 11, drPyrComm1.1, whole genome shotgun sequence:
- the LOC137749553 gene encoding thioredoxin H2-like, whose product MGSFLSSLIGGAPADDSDASGEEPGVTSFHSSARWQLHLNSHKESSQLLVIDFSASWCGPCRFIEPAIHAMAAKFTDVQFAKIDVDELSEVAQEFGVQAMPTFVLLKKGKEVDRVIGAKKDELEKKVEKYRSL is encoded by the exons atgggaTCGTTTCTGTCAAGCTTAATCGGAGGAGCGCCGGCGGATGACTCCGACGCGTCCGGGGAGGAGCCCGGGGTGACGTCGTTTCACTCGTCGGCCAGGTGGCAGCTTCACTTGAACTCCCACAAGGAATCCTCCCAGCTG CTGGTGATCGATTTCTCAGCGTCGTGGTGCGGGCCCTGCCGGTTCATTGAGCCGGCCATCCACGCCATGGCCGCCAAGTTCACCGACGTCCAGTTCGCCAAGATCGACGTCGATGAGCTCTCT GAAGTGGCGCAGGAGTTCGGAGTGCAGGCAATGCCGACGTTCGTGCTGTTGAAGAAAGGGAAGGAAGTGGATCGTGTGATCGGCGCGAAAAAGGACGAGCTCGAGAAGAAGGTCGAGAAATACCGCTCTCTCTAA